From the Pirellulales bacterium genome, one window contains:
- the rnr gene encoding ribonuclease R, translating to MNISELEEAVVEFINRPNYKPVKPRVIAKQLGLDEHAAGQLKQAVKSLVKAGRIAYGQNHLLQPVAAAAEQLNSEPARSGKQSRAEFSAQRVTGVFRRMSAGYGFVRPTGAAKSDRSGDIFVAANHAQDAASGDIVLVALSRKRDIRRPNPEGEIVEILERDTHQFVGTYFEAAGNGYVQVDGTLFSRPVYVGDPGAKNAQPDDKVVFEMVRFPSHFQDGEGVITEVLGAKGAPGVDTLSIIREFNLPGDFPEAALDAARQQAEEFNESVHGRLDLTGETIITIDPIDARDFDDAVSVERLENGYWRLGVHIADVSHFVRHKSALDQEAYERATSVYLPDRVIPMLPEIVSNNLASLQPDKVRYTKTCFMEFSPEGIRTGVDLHNSAICSKRRFTYEEVDSYLADREEWHGKLKPEVHSLLGRMHELAMLLRGRRFGRGALELTMKEVKVDLDKHGRVIGAHVVQNTESHQIIEDFMLAANEAVADSLEAAGVPFLRRVHANPDPRKLHALTEFIAELGFQTGSLENRFELQKLLGSIHGRPEEHAVNYAVLRSLQRAVYSPEEEGHYALASECYCHFTSPIRRYPDLTIHRLVAALIAKQKSPGDMGALVTAGEHCSEREQRAEAAERELTKLKLLLYMSSHIGEQMEAVVTGVEEFGLFVQGTKLPAEGLVHVTTLADDYYRFDRRSHTLTGNRSGNAYRLGDMVRVEVARVDIDRRELDFRIVQKTGRRPPPPKLSRGKAKHLRGLKASGKKQKKKHSHRGNGKNKRRR from the coding sequence ATGAATATTTCTGAACTTGAAGAGGCGGTAGTCGAATTTATAAACCGCCCGAATTACAAGCCCGTCAAGCCGCGCGTGATCGCTAAACAGCTCGGGCTGGATGAACACGCCGCCGGGCAATTAAAGCAGGCCGTCAAATCTTTGGTGAAAGCCGGCCGCATTGCCTACGGGCAAAATCATCTCTTGCAGCCGGTGGCCGCCGCAGCCGAGCAATTGAATTCCGAACCGGCACGCAGCGGAAAGCAATCGCGGGCCGAATTCAGCGCCCAGCGTGTGACCGGTGTGTTTCGGCGAATGTCTGCCGGGTACGGATTTGTGCGGCCAACCGGCGCCGCCAAAAGCGACCGTAGCGGCGATATTTTCGTCGCCGCCAACCATGCCCAGGATGCCGCCTCCGGCGACATTGTGCTCGTCGCGCTGTCCCGCAAGCGCGATATTCGCCGCCCTAATCCAGAAGGCGAAATTGTCGAAATCCTGGAACGTGACACCCACCAATTCGTGGGCACGTATTTCGAAGCCGCCGGCAACGGCTACGTTCAGGTCGATGGCACGCTGTTTTCCCGGCCCGTGTATGTGGGCGATCCCGGCGCAAAAAATGCCCAGCCAGACGATAAAGTGGTATTCGAAATGGTCCGCTTTCCGTCGCACTTTCAAGACGGTGAGGGGGTGATTACCGAAGTGCTGGGCGCAAAGGGAGCACCCGGCGTCGACACGCTTTCCATCATCCGCGAATTTAATCTGCCCGGCGATTTTCCTGAAGCGGCCCTTGATGCCGCCCGCCAGCAAGCGGAGGAATTCAACGAATCGGTTCACGGCCGGCTCGATCTGACCGGCGAAACCATTATTACCATCGATCCGATCGATGCCCGCGATTTCGACGACGCCGTTTCTGTCGAGCGGCTAGAAAACGGTTACTGGCGGCTGGGCGTGCACATTGCCGATGTGTCGCACTTCGTGCGGCATAAATCGGCGTTGGATCAAGAAGCCTACGAACGGGCCACCAGCGTGTACTTGCCCGACCGGGTCATTCCGATGCTGCCAGAAATTGTCTCCAACAATCTGGCCAGCCTGCAGCCGGACAAGGTCCGTTACACCAAGACGTGCTTCATGGAGTTTTCGCCAGAAGGCATTCGCACCGGCGTTGATTTGCACAACTCGGCGATCTGCAGCAAACGGCGTTTCACTTACGAAGAAGTCGATTCGTACCTGGCCGATCGCGAAGAATGGCACGGCAAGTTGAAACCGGAGGTTCACTCGCTCTTGGGCCGCATGCATGAGTTGGCGATGCTACTGCGCGGCCGCCGCTTTGGCCGCGGCGCGCTGGAACTAACAATGAAAGAAGTGAAGGTCGATTTAGACAAGCACGGCCGCGTCATCGGTGCGCATGTGGTGCAAAACACCGAAAGTCATCAGATTATCGAAGATTTCATGCTGGCCGCCAACGAAGCCGTGGCCGATTCGCTAGAAGCCGCCGGCGTGCCATTTTTGCGGCGCGTGCATGCCAATCCCGATCCACGCAAACTGCACGCCCTGACGGAATTCATCGCCGAGTTGGGCTTTCAAACCGGCAGTTTGGAAAACCGCTTCGAGCTGCAAAAACTGCTGGGCTCCATCCACGGCCGGCCCGAGGAACACGCTGTCAATTACGCCGTCCTCCGCAGCCTGCAACGGGCGGTATACAGTCCGGAAGAAGAAGGGCATTACGCTTTGGCGAGCGAATGTTATTGCCATTTCACGTCGCCGATTCGCCGTTATCCCGATCTCACCATTCATCGCCTGGTGGCCGCGCTCATCGCCAAGCAAAAATCGCCAGGTGACATGGGTGCGCTGGTCACGGCAGGCGAACACTGCAGCGAGCGCGAACAACGGGCCGAAGCCGCCGAGCGCGAACTCACCAAGCTGAAACTGCTGCTGTATATGAGCAGCCATATCGGCGAGCAGATGGAGGCCGTGGTCACCGGCGTGGAAGAGTTCGGCCTGTTCGTGCAAGGCACCAAGCTGCCGGCCGAAGGGTTGGTGCACGTCACCACGCTGGCCGACGATTATTACCGCTTCGACCGCCGCAGCCACACGCTAACCGGCAACCGTTCCGGCAACGCTTACCGGCTGGGAGACATGGTCCGCGTAGAAGTGGCCCGAGTCGATATTGATCGCCGCGAGCTGGATTTCCGCATCGTGCAAAAAACCGGCCGCCGCCCGCCGCCGCCTAAACTGAGCCGCGGCAAAGCCAAGCATTTGCGGGGATTGAAAGCCAGCGGCAAAAAACAAAAGAAGAAACATTCCCACCGCGGCAACGGCAAAAACAAACGCCGCCGGTAA